A window from Triplophysa dalaica isolate WHDGS20190420 chromosome 3, ASM1584641v1, whole genome shotgun sequence encodes these proteins:
- the bambib gene encoding BMP and activin membrane-bound inhibitor homolog (Xenopus laevis) b — protein MERHSSLVFIWLQLELCAMAVLLTKGEIRCYCDAPHCVATGYMCKSELNACFTRILDPQNTKSPLSHGCYDPLLNSGDICHPESSYDTIHGAATLQCCNEDMCNYRGLQDLTHTRVKSHDRKTDGSRHVIARLQEIPSSKEVWFRAAVITVPIAGGLILVLLIMLALRMLRSENRRLKQQHREMLSRLHYSFHGQHLSKGHVAKLDLECMVPVGGHENCCLTCDKTRQSDLSGQRLLSLVNWGKYSGRGKLEFV, from the exons ATGGAGCGGCACAGCAGTCTCGTTTTCATTTGGCTGCAGCTCGAGCTGTGCGCGATGGCTGTTCTCCTCACGAAAG GAGAAATAAGGTGTTACTGCGATGCTCCCCATTGCGTTGCTACCGGTTACATGTGCAAGTCGGAGCTCAACGCCTGTTTCACACGCATCCTAGACCCTCAGAACACCAAGTCTCCTCTCTCGCACGGGTGTTACGACCCTCTGCTGAACTCTGGAGACATTTGCCATCCAGAGTCAAGCTATGATACCATCCATGGTGCAGCCACACTGCAGTGTTGCAATGAAGATATGTGCAACTACAGAGGCCTGCaagatctcacacacacaagagtTAAAAGCCATG ACAGAAAAACCGACGGCAGCCGTCACGTGATTGCACGACTACAGGAAATCCCCTCCTCCAAGGAGGTTTGGTTCCGTGCCGCCGTCATCACCGTGCCAATCGCTGGTGGCCTTATCTTGGTGCTTCTCATCATGTTGGCGCTGCGCATGCTCCGCAGCGAAAATCGCAGGCTGAAGCAACAGCACCGAGAGATGCTCTCCCGCCTTCACTACAGCTTCCACGGCCAGCACCTCTCCAAGGGTCACGTGGCCAAGCTGGACTTAGAGTGCATGGTTCCTGTGGGAGGCCATGAGAACTGCTGCCTGACCTGCGACAAGACCCGGCAGTCTGACCTTAGCGGTCAGAGGCTTCTGTCATTGGTCAACTGGGGAAAATACAGCGGCCGGGGCAAACTAGAGTTTGTCTGA